The Leptospira sp. WS39.C2 genome contains a region encoding:
- the tpx gene encoding thiol peroxidase: MAQVTLKGNPVPLEGSIPKPGDKAPDFKVAKQDLSDISLKDLAGKVKILVAVPSLDTPVCAIETKKFNEKVAKENGITTLIISGDLPFAMKRFCSTEGIDSDNLITGSQFKDFSFSKNYGTHISGGPLAGLSARAVFVVDKDDVVRYSELVPEIGSEPNYDTVLAEAKKLV; encoded by the coding sequence ATGGCACAAGTAACACTCAAAGGAAATCCCGTCCCTCTCGAAGGATCCATCCCAAAACCTGGAGACAAAGCTCCCGATTTTAAAGTCGCCAAACAAGATTTAAGTGATATTTCCTTAAAAGATTTAGCAGGAAAGGTAAAAATCCTCGTAGCAGTACCGAGCCTTGACACTCCTGTTTGTGCCATCGAAACTAAAAAATTCAATGAAAAAGTCGCTAAAGAAAATGGAATCACAACTCTCATCATCTCTGGTGACCTTCCTTTTGCCATGAAACGATTTTGTTCCACAGAAGGCATTGACTCAGACAATTTGATCACCGGTTCCCAGTTTAAAGATTTTTCTTTTTCCAAAAACTACGGAACGCATATCTCTGGAGGACCACTTGCAGGTCTTTCTGCAAGGGCCGTTTTTGTTGTGGATAAAGACGATGTTGTTCGCTATTCGGAACTTGTTCCTGAAATCGGTAGTGAACCAAATTACGACACCGTTCTTGCAGAAGCTAAGAAACTGGTTTAG
- a CDS encoding ATP-binding protein has product MNLKLENFGIFTSKEFPIERITVFTGPNESGKTTILDAFVSALVKVVGSTKYGTILNARYQANRKSDLGVSKQSLSQNLYLNSLVIREGNMDVGSEKELIQVIEQSIFDSGYNPSHLKEQAEIQVSKTGNRKVVKDWNTALSELDAAKQRFDLSDRNLNQISNQFAELPTLELERQTKKDEVENLKLDQSNFQKQFEELKEKELHSDADRVYQQILQWEMYSSANKKDGNHLQADAEKKAKDLEESIRSKTQKINIQKEHMDSLDSKKDSTKILKSQSESKFQSLESFFPSFETWKETVRKFQEDYPVISVVTWIPKNRNLAFVSFMGVLISLLAVLFSDFGFWMYLPLTLFLGLTLFFGLKMKETKSEKDEAKWNEMVRRIASEMETKTLGEWKPDSLHLDSLQMAFQRFEREYTKQKLELQTLKEQITKLESEIENLQNQSKKEKLELEEVESSLRKLYQSLGVKSLSELSERLVEARLKQDKIKTLEDNLRLEGKKWGTTDTEALKLKLKDKITDWEKKGIGKSFELEDRTNKQKLENLIKERSESIRNLEQRIVDLEKKLDTGKAVLESQMVPAQKEWESSKKNLESKEKKKAELEKNYQAFEVLIELFSEMEAESTDKMSSLVRSLQNRMDAIKGSLPTRQIKWDGFSDEIQIETKTNEAKMGFGQLSTGTREQISYVLRLEYAFRIGTQYNLPYLLLDEPFRHMDNVRRNAALEYTLQCILNAGEEWKVVFFSFDEDLVATIKGLAEKWNLPCQIHSLTKPVS; this is encoded by the coding sequence ATGAATCTGAAATTAGAAAACTTTGGAATCTTTACATCGAAAGAATTTCCCATCGAACGGATCACTGTGTTCACTGGCCCCAACGAATCTGGAAAAACAACCATCTTAGACGCGTTTGTATCAGCCCTAGTCAAAGTAGTTGGCAGTACAAAGTATGGAACCATCCTCAATGCCAGGTACCAAGCCAATCGTAAATCCGATTTGGGAGTTTCCAAACAATCTCTTTCTCAAAATTTATACTTAAACTCCCTTGTGATCCGAGAAGGGAATATGGATGTGGGTTCGGAAAAAGAACTCATACAAGTCATCGAACAATCCATTTTTGATAGTGGTTATAACCCTTCTCACTTAAAAGAACAAGCCGAAATCCAAGTTTCGAAAACTGGGAATCGTAAAGTTGTAAAAGATTGGAATACAGCTTTGTCTGAGTTGGACGCCGCCAAACAAAGATTTGATTTGAGTGACCGCAATCTAAACCAAATCTCAAACCAATTTGCCGAACTGCCTACTTTAGAATTGGAACGACAAACTAAAAAAGACGAAGTAGAAAATCTGAAACTGGATCAGTCCAATTTCCAAAAACAATTCGAAGAGTTAAAAGAAAAAGAACTCCATTCAGATGCAGACCGTGTCTACCAACAGATTTTACAATGGGAAATGTACTCTTCAGCTAACAAAAAAGACGGAAACCATTTACAAGCGGATGCGGAAAAAAAAGCAAAAGATCTAGAAGAATCCATTCGCTCTAAAACACAAAAAATCAACATACAAAAAGAACATATGGATTCCTTAGATTCTAAAAAGGATTCCACAAAAATCTTAAAATCACAATCCGAATCGAAATTCCAATCACTTGAATCCTTTTTCCCATCATTTGAAACTTGGAAGGAAACAGTTCGCAAATTCCAAGAAGATTACCCTGTGATTTCCGTTGTCACTTGGATTCCAAAAAACAGAAATTTGGCCTTTGTTTCTTTTATGGGAGTTCTCATTTCTCTATTAGCCGTTTTATTTTCGGATTTTGGTTTTTGGATGTATCTACCTCTTACTCTCTTTTTAGGGCTCACATTGTTTTTTGGATTAAAGATGAAAGAGACAAAATCAGAAAAAGACGAAGCCAAATGGAATGAAATGGTTCGGCGTATTGCCAGTGAGATGGAAACAAAAACATTAGGGGAATGGAAACCAGATTCTTTACACTTAGATTCCTTACAAATGGCCTTCCAAAGGTTTGAAAGGGAATACACAAAACAAAAGTTAGAACTTCAAACCCTAAAAGAACAAATCACGAAACTCGAATCTGAAATAGAAAACTTACAAAACCAATCTAAAAAAGAAAAACTAGAATTAGAGGAAGTTGAATCCTCACTTAGGAAACTCTACCAATCATTGGGCGTGAAATCTTTGTCGGAACTGAGCGAACGTTTGGTGGAGGCACGCCTCAAACAGGATAAAATCAAAACCTTAGAAGACAACCTTCGTTTAGAAGGGAAAAAATGGGGAACCACTGACACGGAAGCCCTCAAACTCAAACTCAAAGACAAAATCACTGATTGGGAGAAAAAAGGAATTGGGAAAAGTTTTGAACTTGAAGATCGCACAAACAAACAAAAGTTAGAGAATTTAATCAAAGAACGATCAGAATCCATTCGTAATTTGGAACAAAGGATCGTTGACTTAGAAAAAAAATTAGATACAGGGAAAGCCGTTTTGGAATCCCAAATGGTTCCTGCCCAAAAAGAATGGGAAAGTTCTAAAAAAAATCTCGAGTCCAAAGAAAAGAAAAAAGCAGAACTCGAAAAGAATTACCAAGCCTTTGAAGTGCTCATTGAACTCTTTTCGGAAATGGAAGCGGAGAGTACTGATAAAATGTCTTCTCTTGTTCGTTCCTTACAAAACAGAATGGATGCCATCAAAGGATCTCTTCCCACAAGGCAAATCAAATGGGATGGATTTTCAGATGAGATCCAAATAGAAACGAAAACAAACGAAGCTAAGATGGGATTTGGCCAATTGTCCACGGGAACTCGCGAACAAATTTCCTATGTATTACGTTTGGAATATGCTTTTAGGATTGGAACCCAATACAATCTCCCCTATTTATTGTTAGACGAACCTTTCCGGCACATGGACAATGTTCGGCGGAATGCCGCTTTGGAATATACCTTACAATGTATTTTAAACGCAGGTGAGGAATGGAAGGTGGTGTTTTTTAGTTTTGATGAGGATTTGGTCGCAACAATCAAAGGATTGGCAGAAAAGTGGAACCTCCCCTGCCAAATCCATTCGTTAACTAAACCAGTTTCTTAG
- a CDS encoding exonuclease SbcCD subunit D, whose translation MKFLQVSDLHLSSSSKEEESYSLSVLREILETAESKSCERILFCGDVFNTFPDLEALRSSFVKLVSSYSGLVYFLPGNHEVLEKKGNQNNYRAYDWSKKVILLDELPYTLFEENGIEFVAIPHQDNYSEILLNPPPAKQTKIRIGLAHGTVSGMSFTGLQEEEEEGGSYLDPNLLQSLDLDYLAIGHLHRHRFGSVGKCNVGYAGSSRVWRKGEVGPRGGILLEVENGNVRREFIPWLSAGEYREIIVSLDTDGNPEFSPEEYLQNTNLNDWICFRFVGYVDSMDGKQKFQDTIQKEWKPKFRICEFDPDESQIVVIQHISENEFIKQFLDKMNERKNQMDPSLWRHTRVTGIRFILDGGKVK comes from the coding sequence ATGAAGTTCTTACAAGTATCAGACCTCCATCTTTCCTCATCTTCCAAAGAAGAAGAATCCTATTCTCTCTCGGTTCTCAGAGAAATATTAGAAACCGCAGAATCCAAATCTTGCGAACGGATTTTATTTTGTGGGGATGTATTCAATACCTTTCCTGATTTAGAAGCCTTACGTTCTTCCTTTGTAAAACTTGTTTCTTCTTATTCTGGACTTGTGTATTTTTTACCAGGGAACCACGAGGTCTTAGAAAAAAAAGGAAATCAGAACAACTATCGTGCGTACGATTGGTCGAAAAAAGTAATCCTACTCGACGAACTTCCTTACACCTTATTCGAAGAAAATGGAATTGAATTTGTTGCCATTCCTCACCAAGACAATTATTCCGAAATTTTACTAAACCCCCCTCCCGCAAAACAAACAAAAATACGGATCGGTCTTGCGCATGGGACCGTGTCTGGGATGAGTTTCACAGGCTTACAAGAAGAAGAGGAAGAAGGTGGTTCTTATTTAGATCCCAATTTACTACAATCTCTAGATTTAGATTATCTTGCCATCGGGCATTTACACCGGCATCGATTTGGAAGTGTTGGAAAATGTAACGTCGGATATGCGGGTTCATCTCGTGTTTGGAGGAAAGGGGAGGTAGGACCAAGAGGTGGGATTCTCCTAGAAGTGGAAAATGGAAACGTTCGAAGAGAATTTATTCCTTGGTTATCTGCTGGCGAATACCGTGAAATCATTGTTAGTTTAGATACGGATGGAAATCCAGAGTTCAGTCCAGAAGAATACTTACAAAATACAAATCTAAATGATTGGATTTGTTTTCGTTTTGTTGGGTATGTGGATTCGATGGATGGTAAACAAAAATTCCAAGACACCATTCAAAAGGAATGGAAACCAAAATTTCGAATTTGTGAATTTGATCCTGACGAATCACAAATTGTTGTCATCCAACACATCTCGGAAAACGAATTCATCAAACAATTTTTAGACAAAATGAATGAACGAAAAAACCAAATGGATCCGAGTTTGTGGAGACACACTCGTGTGACAGGCATTCGTTTTATTTTAGATGGAGGGAAAGTAAAATGA
- a CDS encoding CaiB/BaiF CoA transferase family protein, which translates to MKENTNPNQKGPLSGVKVVDLSLLLPGPLCSQHLADMGAEVIKIENPRAYDGSRAMFKGKTGYPALFMMLNRNKKAITLNLKREQAKEILFKLLEDADILLEGFRPDGMDKMGIGYDVLKEKFPRLIYCGISGYGTSGKYVDFAGHDLNYLAISGVLDQTGNPPRPAGFQMADVGGGTLTALSAILAALYYREKTGKGQKIDISMTDASVQFISLYGGILSASGVSPEAGNDILSGKLPNYDVYETKEGRYVALGALEDMFFQTFLRAAGMESLTKDHPMTEENFPIIKQKLTDFFKSKTYADLQPIFDNTDACLSPILNMKEVTEDPHMKERGMVIERNHPKYGPILQFGSPFHFSETPFVYRNDPPEHGEHTEEILSQLGFSKDNIAGFKKDRVV; encoded by the coding sequence ATGAAAGAAAACACAAATCCAAATCAAAAAGGACCACTTTCAGGAGTGAAAGTCGTGGACTTATCCTTACTCCTTCCAGGCCCCCTTTGTTCCCAACACCTTGCTGATATGGGAGCCGAAGTGATTAAAATAGAAAACCCTCGTGCTTATGATGGATCAAGAGCCATGTTCAAAGGGAAAACAGGATACCCTGCTCTTTTTATGATGCTCAATCGGAACAAAAAAGCGATCACTCTCAATCTAAAACGAGAACAAGCAAAAGAGATTTTATTCAAACTATTAGAAGATGCTGATATTCTATTGGAAGGATTTCGTCCTGATGGAATGGATAAGATGGGAATTGGTTATGATGTCTTAAAAGAAAAATTCCCAAGGCTTATTTACTGTGGTATTTCTGGTTACGGAACAAGTGGTAAGTACGTAGACTTTGCGGGTCATGATCTCAATTACTTAGCGATCTCAGGTGTCCTTGACCAAACAGGAAACCCACCAAGGCCCGCTGGTTTCCAAATGGCCGATGTAGGTGGGGGAACACTCACTGCACTTTCTGCAATCCTTGCAGCCCTCTACTACCGAGAAAAAACAGGCAAAGGACAAAAGATCGATATTTCTATGACGGACGCGTCGGTTCAATTCATCTCATTGTATGGTGGCATATTATCGGCATCAGGGGTTTCTCCAGAAGCAGGCAATGATATCCTATCTGGTAAATTACCAAATTATGATGTATATGAAACCAAAGAAGGTCGTTATGTTGCACTTGGTGCTTTGGAAGATATGTTTTTCCAAACTTTTTTACGTGCCGCAGGTATGGAATCTTTAACCAAAGACCATCCAATGACGGAAGAAAATTTTCCTATCATCAAACAAAAGTTAACTGATTTTTTTAAGTCAAAAACGTATGCGGACTTACAACCTATTTTTGATAATACGGATGCTTGTTTATCTCCGATTTTGAATATGAAAGAAGTCACAGAAGACCCACACATGAAAGAAAGAGGGATGGTCATCGAACGCAACCATCCAAAATATGGACCTATCTTACAGTTTGGTTCTCCGTTTCATTTTTCGGAAACTCCATTTGTCTATCGGAATGACCCACCAGAACACGGGGAACACACCGAGGAAATTCTCTCCCAGTTGGGATTTTCCAAAGACAATATTGCGGGATTCAAAAAAGACAGAGTCGTTTAA
- a CDS encoding beta strand repeat-containing protein gives MGFIRGQFEYKFKLRFSHALIFLTSLFLSCQSITPVNLQMLFGSFFVSATGQGSVIYEAPNFLFTSENGKQAEFVIRLNIEPNSSVRIGPVTISDPTEGVLLSDTFIDFTTDNWDSPHTIRLAGVDDLLFDGNQNYRVQLGSILTTDIRFSTQPLPVLLVVNTDNESSGVAASPVFGLLTSETGETGQISYVLQTRPMQDVYIRNFLSNDTTEATVESVEVVFTPNNWDVPQSVTVTGVDDFSVDDSTFQISADPTISFDPAYMGKPVPIITGTNVDDDVAGFTVVNLSGLTTTESGGAVSFGVVLNTLPTNNVTISSIVATPATEASASPSSLTFAPSEWFTPKIITVTGIDEFVVDGSQTVSIVSSAATSSDTDYNGLAGPVFPSVTNTDDDVPGFVLTSPGSLTISENGGILNFAIRLSSQPPPGFTVTLTGINENNSITNVNTNSLVFTNANWNIDQTVQITTNNNYIDEDTRTVTLQFGSVDTGGTADPVYNSVTPPTQVSLSVTDEDTAGITVTPVGGLVVHENGTPFTETFTVVLNSQPTQTVNISSITSSNTSEITVSPASLSFTTANWNTPQTITITSVLDGVDDGDQNVNINFSNSSSTDSKYNSISIPAVTTINTDSNEPLVRIQNLSASSIEENGTSTITFEIRLSLKPNSNVTIGPITASDGTETVLLNSTSGVAASRTLTFTPTNSQVANYSGNTSESGWDVPQTITIRSVADSFDDGNIPVTIHIPQANGSYFTGLYPTGAIPGYTDTNGNLVVTITDNDTKGFTFSTTTLNLTEGDADGTFTVRLNAAPCDTPGNLSVCASGSVTIPISAESFSLPDTTQYTVSPASLTFTHTNYASPQTVTISIVNDSINESNTRTHTLALGAISGSGTDYEGMNPSDVTINITDNDNPSPKILFTLDTGQPYFTTESGFSTFYSLRLGSRPIPGNSVTVTLTTSDNTEGMINDGGTPVSTKQYVFTDANWSTSVPVEILGVSDALSDGNVSYSITVSGTETGSFPSWYDSFLASTGNTASLVNYSVSENPVTVITPQVMVRAENAGSFSIYILLSQAPTDDVTIPISLPSSFPCTLFTGPTVSQFSLSTNTVTITSANWNAIGVHNTITVTPFDDSVDDGNVSCPITIGILSSSDGFYNNVNPYPSANYPELTLNDNDTAGITTSGFTPTSVITSQSGANSEFYIHLNSQPTADVTINFATTPGGLVQFPTAPLTFTPSNFGTGQLVTILGQDTADVLDVNYNITPQITSSESGTGFSPSTIYSALTPSSIPGVHLYHIYDIIPCTDPNPMAACGTSPNVSGGLVTSPNLITTESGIQSRFQVRLRARPTSNVTIGVSSSNVAEGTTSLSSLTFTSSDWNNFQNVVITGANDGLVDGNVLYSILFGSLTGGGSGFNGETLPSLSVTNQDND, from the coding sequence ATGGGATTCATTAGAGGACAATTCGAATACAAATTCAAACTTAGATTCTCGCATGCCCTCATTTTCCTAACCTCTTTATTCTTATCTTGTCAATCGATAACTCCCGTTAATTTACAGATGTTATTCGGTTCCTTTTTTGTTTCAGCGACCGGACAAGGTTCTGTGATTTATGAAGCTCCAAATTTTTTATTCACGAGTGAAAATGGAAAACAAGCAGAATTCGTAATCCGTTTGAACATTGAACCGAACAGTTCAGTGAGAATTGGCCCCGTAACGATCTCTGATCCAACAGAAGGAGTTTTATTATCAGATACCTTTATCGATTTTACTACAGACAATTGGGACTCACCGCATACTATACGTTTGGCGGGAGTAGATGATCTATTATTTGATGGGAACCAGAATTATCGAGTTCAATTGGGAAGTATTTTAACCACAGACATTCGATTTTCCACCCAACCACTCCCTGTCCTTCTTGTGGTGAACACAGACAATGAATCATCAGGTGTAGCCGCAAGCCCAGTCTTTGGCCTACTTACCTCTGAAACAGGGGAAACTGGTCAAATTTCCTATGTCTTACAAACAAGACCCATGCAAGATGTCTACATCCGCAACTTCCTATCCAATGATACAACAGAAGCAACAGTAGAATCTGTTGAAGTTGTCTTTACTCCTAATAACTGGGATGTTCCCCAATCGGTAACGGTTACGGGAGTAGATGATTTTAGTGTGGATGATAGCACGTTTCAAATCTCAGCTGACCCAACCATTTCTTTTGACCCTGCTTATATGGGTAAACCTGTCCCCATCATCACGGGAACCAATGTGGATGATGATGTCGCTGGATTCACTGTTGTGAATTTATCAGGGCTCACAACAACAGAATCAGGAGGAGCTGTTTCCTTTGGTGTTGTCTTAAATACACTTCCCACTAATAATGTGACAATTTCTTCCATCGTTGCCACACCCGCAACAGAAGCCTCTGCCAGTCCCAGTTCTCTTACCTTTGCGCCCTCAGAGTGGTTCACACCCAAAATCATCACTGTCACTGGCATCGATGAATTCGTTGTAGACGGGTCACAAACAGTATCCATTGTTTCCAGTGCGGCCACTTCCTCTGATACAGATTACAATGGTTTGGCGGGACCAGTATTCCCTTCGGTAACAAACACCGATGATGATGTTCCAGGATTTGTTCTCACATCCCCAGGTAGTTTGACTATTTCTGAAAACGGAGGGATCTTAAATTTTGCCATCCGACTTTCTTCCCAACCACCTCCTGGATTCACAGTTACCCTAACAGGAATTAACGAAAACAATTCTATAACTAATGTAAACACCAATAGTTTGGTATTTACAAACGCCAATTGGAACATCGACCAAACAGTCCAAATCACAACGAATAATAATTATATCGATGAAGACACAAGGACTGTGACTTTACAATTTGGGTCCGTAGATACAGGTGGGACTGCCGATCCTGTGTATAATAGCGTCACTCCCCCAACACAAGTGAGTCTTTCAGTAACCGATGAAGATACAGCGGGGATCACAGTGACTCCTGTTGGGGGGCTTGTCGTTCATGAAAACGGAACACCTTTTACAGAAACCTTTACAGTGGTTCTAAATTCACAGCCTACTCAAACAGTAAACATCTCTTCTATCACATCCAGTAACACTTCGGAAATCACAGTTTCACCAGCATCCCTATCCTTTACCACAGCCAACTGGAATACTCCACAAACTATCACCATTACATCTGTGTTAGATGGTGTTGATGATGGAGACCAAAATGTAAACATCAATTTTAGTAATTCAAGCTCAACCGATTCCAAATACAATTCGATTTCCATACCAGCAGTCACAACCATCAATACGGATAGTAATGAACCCCTTGTTCGAATCCAAAACCTTTCTGCCTCTTCGATTGAGGAAAACGGTACATCCACAATCACCTTTGAAATTCGTTTGTCTCTAAAACCGAATTCGAATGTGACCATTGGCCCCATCACAGCGTCCGATGGAACAGAAACAGTATTGCTGAATAGCACATCGGGTGTTGCGGCATCACGAACACTTACATTTACACCCACAAATTCACAAGTCGCCAACTATTCAGGGAATACGAGTGAAAGTGGATGGGATGTACCACAAACCATCACCATTCGTTCTGTTGCCGATTCTTTTGATGACGGAAACATACCGGTCACCATCCATATCCCACAAGCAAATGGATCATATTTTACGGGACTTTATCCAACAGGTGCGATCCCAGGTTATACGGATACGAACGGAAATTTGGTGGTGACTATCACTGATAATGATACAAAAGGTTTTACTTTTTCCACAACCACACTCAATCTCACAGAAGGTGATGCAGACGGAACGTTTACAGTGCGACTCAATGCTGCTCCCTGTGACACTCCAGGAAATTTGAGTGTTTGTGCTAGTGGTTCTGTTACCATTCCGATCTCAGCGGAAAGCTTTTCCCTCCCTGATACGACGCAGTATACAGTTTCTCCCGCAAGTTTAACCTTTACCCATACCAATTATGCATCACCCCAAACAGTCACGATTTCCATTGTGAATGATTCCATTAACGAATCCAACACGAGAACCCATACACTTGCGTTAGGTGCTATTTCTGGTTCTGGGACTGACTACGAAGGGATGAATCCCAGTGATGTTACCATCAATATCACGGATAACGATAACCCTTCTCCAAAAATTCTTTTTACCTTAGATACAGGCCAACCTTACTTCACAACAGAATCAGGATTTTCCACCTTTTATAGTTTGCGACTTGGCAGCCGACCCATTCCAGGGAATTCAGTCACAGTCACCTTAACCACATCCGATAACACTGAAGGGATGATAAATGACGGCGGAACTCCCGTTAGCACCAAACAATATGTTTTTACCGATGCCAATTGGAGTACATCCGTTCCCGTAGAAATTTTAGGAGTCTCAGATGCCTTAAGTGATGGAAACGTTAGTTATTCGATCACAGTTTCAGGAACAGAAACAGGTTCCTTTCCTTCCTGGTATGATAGTTTTTTGGCAAGCACGGGAAACACGGCAAGTCTTGTGAATTATAGTGTTTCGGAAAATCCAGTCACCGTCATCACTCCGCAAGTCATGGTACGTGCGGAAAATGCTGGCTCCTTTTCCATCTACATCTTACTCAGCCAAGCACCAACAGATGATGTGACCATTCCCATTTCTCTTCCTTCCAGTTTTCCTTGTACCTTGTTTACAGGGCCCACTGTTTCTCAATTTTCCCTCTCCACAAATACAGTGACCATCACAAGTGCCAATTGGAATGCCATTGGTGTCCATAATACAATTACGGTGACACCTTTTGATGATTCTGTGGATGATGGGAATGTGTCTTGTCCTATCACAATAGGTATACTTTCCTCAAGTGATGGATTTTATAATAACGTGAATCCTTATCCATCGGCAAACTACCCCGAACTTACGTTAAACGACAATGATACAGCAGGGATCACCACTTCTGGATTCACACCAACATCAGTCATCACATCCCAATCAGGGGCAAATTCTGAGTTTTACATCCATCTGAACTCACAACCCACAGCGGATGTCACCATCAATTTTGCAACAACACCAGGAGGTCTCGTCCAGTTCCCAACGGCACCACTTACCTTCACTCCTTCCAATTTTGGAACGGGACAACTTGTCACGATCCTTGGTCAGGACACAGCGGATGTATTGGATGTGAATTATAACATCACTCCCCAAATCACATCCAGTGAATCAGGAACTGGATTTTCGCCTTCGACGATTTATAGTGCCCTCACACCTTCTTCGATTCCTGGTGTGCATCTCTATCATATTTACGACATCATCCCGTGTACGGATCCAAATCCCATGGCGGCCTGCGGAACATCTCCGAATGTTTCGGGTGGGCTTGTCACATCACCTAACTTAATCACGACGGAATCTGGTATCCAATCCCGATTCCAAGTCCGATTAAGGGCAAGACCCACTTCCAATGTCACCATTGGTGTATCGAGCTCTAATGTTGCCGAAGGAACAACCTCTCTTTCGAGTCTAACTTTTACATCCAGTGATTGGAATAACTTTCAAAATGTTGTGATCACTGGCGCTAACGATGGCTTGGTGGATGGGAATGTATTGTATTCGATTTTGTTTGGATCATTAACAGGAGGTGGATCAGGATTTAACGGTGAAACTTTGCCAAGTCTATCTGTCACAAACCAGGACAATGACTAA